In Prosthecochloris sp. GSB1, the following proteins share a genomic window:
- a CDS encoding toll/interleukin-1 receptor domain-containing protein, giving the protein MKIFWSYARLDDMEPKRKVSRLRKEFENALSQTQGEQCEVFFDRDSLNWGVQWREEIERSIQACDGFVAVVSPSYFNRRMCIYELRMALEAGKKIFPLYYRTCRAFRSTFKEDGEEAVINRQLNEASRAVADIQMLDFRDLRNERPDSGAVENFLDRMAEAVGE; this is encoded by the coding sequence ATGAAGATTTTCTGGAGCTACGCGAGGCTCGACGACATGGAGCCGAAACGCAAGGTGTCGAGGCTGCGAAAGGAGTTCGAAAACGCCCTCTCGCAGACGCAGGGGGAACAGTGCGAGGTCTTTTTCGACCGCGATTCCCTGAACTGGGGCGTGCAGTGGCGGGAGGAGATCGAGCGTTCGATACAGGCGTGCGACGGTTTCGTCGCGGTCGTTTCCCCGTCCTACTTCAACCGCCGCATGTGCATCTACGAACTGCGGATGGCCCTCGAAGCCGGGAAAAAAATCTTCCCGCTCTATTACAGGACCTGCAGGGCTTTCAGGAGCACCTTCAAGGAGGACGGCGAGGAGGCGGTGATCAACCGGCAGCTCAACGAGGCCTCGCGCGCGGTTGCCGATATCCAGATGCTGGATTTCCGCGACCTGCGAAACGAGCGACCCGATTCCGGTGCCGTCGAGAACTTCCTGGACCGTATGGCCGAGGCGGTGGGGGAATGA
- a CDS encoding helix-hairpin-helix domain-containing protein → MHPEKVDRNRLEKLTDLPNVGPAIANDLRLIGIERPADLAGRSPVELYHALSSIRGKRQDPCVLDVFLSVVRFMDGGEPRAWWHYTAERKKMRDI, encoded by the coding sequence ATGCATCCTGAAAAAGTCGACAGAAACAGGCTGGAAAAGCTGACCGACCTTCCCAACGTCGGCCCGGCGATTGCGAACGATCTTCGCCTGATCGGCATCGAGAGACCCGCCGATCTTGCCGGCCGTTCGCCAGTCGAGCTGTATCACGCCCTTTCGTCGATCAGGGGCAAGCGCCAGGACCCCTGCGTGCTGGACGTTTTCCTGTCCGTCGTCCGTTTCATGGACGGCGGGGAGCCGCGGGCGTGGTGGCACTATACTGCCGAACGGAAAAAGATGCGCGACATATGA